GTTTTTACACGACATATTTAAAGGTTCTCTATTTGGTTTGTTTTTGATTTTGTTTAGTTGTCGGTTTTGGAATCATCATCCTCTGCTTCATCTTTGGTGGCTTTAAACATAGAATCCCAAAGCTCTTTAAATTTATTAAACTCTTGTGTGAAAAGAATGGCAATTCCAGTTGCAATGGTTTGTCCGTCTATCACATTTTCATATTCATTCTTTCTGAAACCACGAAGTTTGTAACGACCATCCTTTGTGAGTATATACTCTAAACTCACGTTACCAATAAGCGGTGTTGGTTCTCTACTTTCTGTACTACCTTGTATGGCAACTTCACTACCAACTTTAACAATGAGACGGTCATGAAATAGTTTTTTCTGGGCAGCTATATTTAAATTTGTACGATCTTCGGGCGAATCTCCTTGGTAGTCGGTATAGCTGTTTAAACCAAAATCCAAATCGAATCCTGAGTTTCCTAATAGTTTGTCAGAAAACACATTAAGTTGATCGGAGAGCGCACTGTTTAAATTGTCTCTAGCGATCGTGTTGAAGCCACCTGCACTACCATCACTGTTAGAATCTGGATAGAAACGGTTTAGTACTAATAGGGAGAAAACTTGTTTGTTAAGGGCATCGGGTTCTTGGTTAATTTGTTGTACCCGCCCATAAATTTGGCCATTAGCAGTACCTTGGTTAGCTTCAGGCATGTCTAAATTGAAAGATAAAGCAGGGGCCGATAATTCGCCATCAATATTCAAGTATACATAAAATGGTAAAACTTGTTGGTACCTGCCTTGGTCGGAAATGTCTGCCCCCGAAGAAGCAGAAGCCATAAGGCCAGCGGCCGAAGTTTCCACCTTGTAAATGGCACGAATATCCATGGCGGCATCAAAAGGGTTGCCTGACCATGTTACTCGGCTTTCCGGGGCCAGTTCAAAACGCTTGTTTACTAAATGATATAAACTCATTTGGTAATGCCCACCAGAGACGTTGTATATTCCAGACAGATTCATTTGTCCGTTTGGCCTCATTGTAAAATCAAATTCTCCTTGACCAAATACTTTAAAATTGTCGTTGGTTTGCTCGTCAATAACAATGGTAAAGGCGGCATTGTTTCCAACTTTTAAATAGCTTGAAATTTCAAAACCAGTAAACGTGGATGTTTGTTCGGTGGTTTGTGTTAATATCGCATCGGGATTATTTTTATTTACGAAACGTACTATCCCATCGCGAGATTCGATATCTACCGATGATGACGGCATAACGTACGTCACATCTGTTTCAGAATCTACTGTAAGTTTCATGTCTACTTTAGGGATTTCCATATCACCGGTAATTTTTGCATCAGCATCAAAAACAACTTTGCCATAAAGCATGTCGTTATCCGCTTCTGTAGCATTTAAAACTTGAAAGTTTTTGGCACTCAGACTTAAATCGAAAGTCGGATTAATATAGGATTCTGTGCCGATATTTCCAGCAATGTCGAAGGTGTTATTATTTTCATCTTGAACCGTGAAATCAGTAAAATAAACACCTTTGTTATCAATTTTTAAAGTTTCATCTAGTAGAGCAAAAGCGGTATTGAATTTAACAATCTTAAATTTTGCATTGCTGAAATTTATGGTTCCATCATAATTAGGCTTTTCAGTAGTACCGCTAATTTTAAAACGACCTTTAAAAAAGCTTTCAGTTTCTGAAACTTCTCCATCGGTAAAGCCTTCTAAGGCATGCATGTTGAAGGTGTTAAGATTGAGGTCTAAGCTTAAATTGGCTTTATTGCTTTCTGCTCTATAAGTTCCGCTAAGGTCTAAATCAATTTCGCCTCCAGAAAGTGTGCTTTCTAAGGTATAGTTATTAGCCCCAACCGATTTTCCATGCAAACTTAAGCGCCCCATATTTATATTTTTAACGTTAAGTTGTGAGATGTCTAAGTCGGCAATAATTCCGGGCTTATTAAGTGGGTCTTCAACAATAAAGTCACCGTTTAAAACCCCTTCAGCCAAGGGAGTTTCAGGGTTGAAATATTCTAAAATTTCATTTATTTTAAAGTTTTTATATTCAACCGCGATATGGTCTGTTTGCACTTTGGGTAATTTGGCAGTGACTTCTACCGACTGTTCGTTTTTGGTGATTTTAAAGTTGTTAAATGAGATTTTATCCTTTGTAAACAAGACGGCATTGTCTTCAGGGATGCTCCAATTTTCTTTGTTTAGCTTTAAATCTTCAGGGAAAATATGAAATTTAATATCGTTTTCAACACCTGTTACAACAGCTCTAACATCTGTAAGTTCGGTGCCTTTATAAGAGGCATTAAAATCTAACTGCAATTCGTTATTCTTTTGTACGCCGGTTATATAGGTTTCAGGAAGTAATAATGGTCCTGCGTTAATTTCCTTAAATCCTAAGTTAAAAAGAAACTCATCTTTATAGGTGTTAATAAATAGGGATAAACTGTCAATGGTATTGTTACTGTAGTTTATATGTGGTGCGTCTACTATAGCCATTAACTGTCTGTCAATTTCTGAGAAAGCAATGTCTATTTTAACCGTATCAAGGTTTTTTAAGTTTACTAAAAACACGTTATTTATTACGGGCGATTCCGAGAGTTGGGCATGTAATTTAAGTTCTACAGGGTTTTGAAGCGTGTCGAAAGTAGCACTTCTGTCTTGTCTGTAAAAATAGCTTAACACATGATGTTTAAGGGCTTTGCTAAATACAAGGGGCGTGGCGTTAGATTGTAAATCAAGGTTTATTATTTTGTTTTCAATTTGAACAGATGTGGTGTCTTCCCGA
This genomic interval from Tamlana carrageenivorans contains the following:
- a CDS encoding translocation/assembly module TamB domain-containing protein, translating into MLPLITGESFGLDDLYWEGVRAHVWRKDTIQGFNFNFLIDAFASQDPNAVTEVDTSSTSIKLILRNLDLKDFEISFDDELIGINTKAKFNELFLDLKKIDLDRMVFNAPEAKISEAKIDVIQNESKIIDNDTTSSVLPSFLVESFVLEEVKVHYKSNTSNLELNTTINDFSAESTDINLETNRIYLDEIALRHSRVKLQLNDVANNSEPAETNNSEAFEWPDFDIKVNQAHIENNDIGYFVNNHKAQKGVFNADALDFKNLSLITKTAYMNKSGVGIHIEKGQFQEGSGLHLKHLSTEVIFGNTNLALTNLDIAINNDLVLGDLNMEYSEINSFMNTPEKSKIDLVLSKFRFDFNDIFLFQPDLKSNEYLQILSKKRLSGHAKASGYVSDIQIPSFNVSWGDSTKLVLKGQIKNATQTDSLKYKVPNYRFTTNKSDIERFVALSESTISIPNNMILSGKISGSLNALATDSKLASEQGFASIEGQLENLNDIHFKTHITVEEYELNKLLNIEKLGNLSLTVDAEGSGKTINNLNGNLKAVVNNFSYNEYPIENLEIDGNIINGQGDITSAYKDSNIDIVLDAFVILDSIVPELKMDLHLAGANLQALGLTDQSIKTGFTLSGNFKGDSKSFDAGAMLSDGVVVYDSQTYLLGDLKANAHVREDTTSVQIENKIINLDLQSNATPLVFSKALKHHVLSYFYRQDRSATFDTLQNPVELKLHAQLSESPVINNVFLVNLKNLDTVKIDIAFSEIDRQLMAIVDAPHINYSNNTIDSLSLFINTYKDEFLFNLGFKEINAGPLLLPETYITGVQKNNELQLDFNASYKGTELTDVRAVVTGVENDIKFHIFPEDLKLNKENWSIPEDNAVLFTKDKISFNNFKITKNEQSVEVTAKLPKVQTDHIAVEYKNFKINEILEYFNPETPLAEGVLNGDFIVEDPLNKPGIIADLDISQLNVKNINMGRLSLHGKSVGANNYTLESTLSGGEIDLDLSGTYRAESNKANLSLDLNLNTFNMHALEGFTDGEVSETESFFKGRFKISGTTEKPNYDGTINFSNAKFKIVKFNTAFALLDETLKIDNKGVYFTDFTVQDENNNTFDIAGNIGTESYINPTFDLSLSAKNFQVLNATEADNDMLYGKVVFDADAKITGDMEIPKVDMKLTVDSETDVTYVMPSSSVDIESRDGIVRFVNKNNPDAILTQTTEQTSTFTGFEISSYLKVGNNAAFTIVIDEQTNDNFKVFGQGEFDFTMRPNGQMNLSGIYNVSGGHYQMSLYHLVNKRFELAPESRVTWSGNPFDAAMDIRAIYKVETSAAGLMASASSGADISDQGRYQQVLPFYVYLNIDGELSAPALSFNLDMPEANQGTANGQIYGRVQQINQEPDALNKQVFSLLVLNRFYPDSNSDGSAGGFNTIARDNLNSALSDQLNVFSDKLLGNSGFDLDFGLNSYTDYQGDSPEDRTNLNIAAQKKLFHDRLIVKVGSEVAIQGSTESREPTPLIGNVSLEYILTKDGRYKLRGFRKNEYENVIDGQTIATGIAILFTQEFNKFKELWDSMFKATKDEAEDDDSKTDN